One window from the genome of Marinobacter sp. LV10R510-11A encodes:
- a CDS encoding IscS subfamily cysteine desulfurase: MKKPVYLDYAATTPVDPDVADEMIKYLTPDGFFGNPASRSHGFGWQAEAAVEAARGQVASLIHADPREIVWTSGATESDNLAIKGAVAGRDSAHLITSTIEHKAVVDTCKWLEAQGTDVTWLEPGHDGRIQPSQVFNALKPETVLVSLMLVNNELGCVTDTATIGAELRNRGVLFHVDAAQAAGKLPIDVSTMPVDLLSLSGHKVYGPKGVGALYVRRSPDVRIEAQIHGGGHERGMRSGTLATHQIAGMGKAFAIAESSLESEIRQLEGLRASFLKGLSELPGITLNGSEACRVPGIINLSFDGVDAESLMLGLRDLAVSSGSACSSAAVEPSYVLRGIGLSDELAHRALRFSVGRYTTTEEITFASAQIVDVVTRLRAVR; encoded by the coding sequence ATGAAAAAACCCGTATACCTCGATTACGCGGCAACGACGCCCGTTGACCCCGATGTCGCTGATGAAATGATCAAGTACCTGACGCCAGATGGCTTTTTTGGCAATCCGGCCTCTCGCTCCCACGGTTTTGGCTGGCAAGCGGAAGCTGCTGTGGAAGCTGCTCGGGGGCAAGTGGCAAGTCTGATTCACGCCGATCCCCGTGAAATTGTTTGGACATCTGGCGCAACCGAATCTGATAACTTGGCCATCAAAGGGGCGGTTGCCGGTCGCGATAGCGCGCATCTCATAACGTCAACGATTGAACACAAAGCGGTTGTTGATACATGCAAGTGGCTAGAGGCGCAGGGTACTGACGTTACTTGGCTAGAGCCTGGTCACGATGGCCGGATACAGCCAAGTCAGGTGTTTAACGCGCTTAAGCCCGAAACCGTTCTGGTCAGCTTGATGCTTGTTAACAATGAGCTGGGCTGTGTGACCGATACGGCCACCATTGGCGCCGAGCTCCGCAATCGCGGCGTTCTGTTCCATGTGGACGCAGCCCAAGCCGCTGGCAAGCTCCCCATTGATGTTTCTACCATGCCGGTGGATCTGCTGTCTCTGTCTGGCCATAAAGTATACGGCCCCAAAGGTGTAGGTGCGCTCTATGTGAGACGATCGCCGGATGTGCGCATAGAGGCGCAGATTCATGGTGGTGGCCACGAGCGTGGCATGCGTTCCGGGACCCTGGCGACCCACCAAATCGCCGGAATGGGCAAGGCGTTCGCAATTGCTGAGTCTTCTCTTGAAAGCGAAATCAGGCAATTGGAGGGTTTGCGCGCATCTTTCTTGAAAGGTTTGAGCGAGTTGCCAGGCATAACTCTCAACGGCTCGGAGGCTTGTCGTGTGCCGGGAATCATTAATCTTTCATTTGATGGTGTGGATGCTGAGTCTCTTATGTTGGGCCTCAGGGATCTAGCGGTATCCTCTGGCTCGGCCTGTTCTTCCGCCGCCGTAGAGCCGTCTTACGTGCTCCGTGGTATCGGGTTGAGCGATGAGCTGGCCCATCGGGCACTGCGTTTTTCAGTAGGGCGCTACACAACTACTGAAGAAATCACCTTTGCTAGCGCGCAAATTGTTGATGTTGTTACTCGCCTTCGTGCAGTGCGGTAG
- the iscR gene encoding Fe-S cluster assembly transcriptional regulator IscR, whose translation MKLTTKGRYAVTAMLDLALHGGKKPVTLADISARQEISLSYLEQLFSRLRRRELVTSIRGPGGGYHLSRGAADIYIADVVDAVNESLDTTRCGNKGDCQNGEKCLTHHLWSDLSDQIHQFLSGISLGDLMERHEIRQVADRQNRRQSEGASDTINTERLTIDQAPA comes from the coding sequence ATGAAGTTGACTACTAAAGGCCGCTACGCCGTTACGGCAATGCTGGATCTCGCTCTGCACGGGGGGAAGAAGCCGGTTACTCTTGCGGATATTTCAGCCCGTCAGGAAATATCGCTTTCCTATCTGGAGCAGCTTTTCTCACGTCTTCGCCGCCGGGAACTGGTGACCAGCATTCGTGGTCCCGGTGGTGGATATCACCTGAGCCGTGGTGCAGCCGATATTTACATTGCGGATGTTGTCGATGCGGTCAACGAGTCACTCGATACGACTCGATGTGGAAATAAAGGTGATTGCCAGAATGGTGAAAAATGCCTGACTCATCACCTATGGTCTGATTTAAGCGATCAGATTCATCAGTTTCTCAGCGGGATCAGTCTCGGGGATCTGATGGAAAGACACGAAATCCGCCAGGTTGCGGACAGGCAGAACCGTCGTCAGTCTGAAGGCGCTTCTGACACGATTAATACCGAGCGTCTGACTATCGATCAGGCGCCCGCCTGA
- the ndk gene encoding nucleoside-diphosphate kinase produces MANERTLSIIKPDAVAKNVIGEIYSRFEKAGLNIVASRMMHLSQEQAEGFYAEHKERPFFNDLVAFMTSGPVVVQVLEGEGAILKNRDLMGATNPKEAEAGTIRADFATSIDANAAHGSDSAESAEREIAYFFNDNEICPRG; encoded by the coding sequence ATGGCTAACGAACGCACGCTTTCGATCATTAAGCCCGATGCAGTTGCAAAGAATGTAATCGGTGAAATTTACAGCCGTTTTGAGAAGGCTGGCTTGAACATCGTTGCTTCACGCATGATGCATCTTTCACAGGAGCAGGCTGAAGGTTTCTACGCCGAACACAAAGAGCGTCCGTTCTTCAACGATCTGGTTGCATTCATGACATCCGGCCCAGTTGTTGTTCAGGTTCTGGAAGGCGAAGGCGCCATCCTGAAAAATCGCGACCTGATGGGTGCTACTAACCCGAAAGAAGCTGAAGCTGGCACAATCCGCGCCGATTTCGCTACATCAATCGATGCCAACGCGGCTCACGGTTCTGATTCTGCAGAGTCCGCAGAGCGTGAAATCGCCTATTTTTTTAATGACAACGAAATCTGCCCGCGCGGCTGA
- a CDS encoding inositol monophosphatase family protein — protein MQPAIKMALRVARQGSDYLKAHFERQEPTGKDDDERRLQLDRVEQSIYDNFAEQLEKAYKDHTIAPLNEADAGTSERSWHIFPVMGRENFIRGIPEFALALAQKKNNRTESLLLVNPVTGEEYSASRGRGAALNSRRVRVSEVRHADKAAFATNLLDQARKSDNPLLWGEMAAVLAQNSSMFRTSGCVVLDIARVSAGLLDAAVIFRPETVDLDLGITLAMESGALTADFSGNPSTDKARQLVVANPKLFREILKILHPFRGRIPG, from the coding sequence ATGCAACCAGCTATTAAAATGGCCCTGCGCGTCGCGCGTCAAGGGTCGGATTACCTGAAAGCCCACTTCGAGCGCCAGGAGCCTACCGGGAAGGATGACGACGAACGTCGCCTCCAGTTGGACCGGGTCGAGCAATCCATTTATGACAACTTTGCTGAGCAACTCGAAAAAGCTTACAAAGATCATACCATCGCGCCGCTGAATGAAGCAGACGCCGGAACCAGCGAAAGAAGCTGGCATATTTTTCCGGTTATGGGTCGCGAAAATTTTATCAGAGGCATTCCCGAGTTTGCCCTAGCCTTGGCCCAGAAGAAAAACAACCGTACCGAAAGCCTGCTTTTGGTGAACCCGGTTACGGGCGAAGAATATTCTGCCAGCCGTGGCCGAGGAGCCGCACTGAACAGCCGCAGAGTCCGGGTTTCAGAAGTTAGGCATGCAGATAAAGCAGCCTTTGCAACCAACCTGTTGGATCAGGCTCGCAAGAGTGATAACCCGCTTCTCTGGGGTGAGATGGCTGCCGTGTTGGCCCAGAACTCTTCCATGTTTCGCACATCCGGCTGCGTGGTTCTTGATATTGCGCGGGTATCTGCAGGCCTTTTGGATGCAGCGGTTATATTCCGCCCAGAAACGGTAGACCTGGACCTAGGTATAACCTTGGCGATGGAATCCGGTGCTCTCACAGCCGACTTCTCAGGTAACCCATCAACAGACAAAGCCCGCCAACTGGTGGTTGCTAACCCCAAACTGTTCCGGGAGATTCTGAAAATCCTGCATCCGTTTCGTGGCCGTATACCCGGTTAA
- the yajC gene encoding preprotein translocase subunit YajC yields MKSVKLFLAGLLAMMPTLAMAQDGAAGGMGVMGQVIFFAGFILIFYFLIWRPQSKRSKEHKSLMSGLNKGDEVVTSGGIAGKITKVSDDFIVVEISDNVEVKVQKVAIAAALPKGTLKDI; encoded by the coding sequence ATGAAATCAGTCAAGTTGTTTTTGGCCGGCCTTTTGGCAATGATGCCCACCCTGGCAATGGCTCAGGACGGTGCTGCTGGCGGTATGGGTGTTATGGGGCAGGTGATCTTCTTCGCCGGCTTTATTCTGATTTTTTACTTCTTGATTTGGCGCCCGCAGTCCAAGCGTTCCAAAGAGCACAAATCGCTGATGTCCGGCCTTAACAAAGGTGATGAAGTGGTCACCTCTGGTGGCATTGCCGGAAAGATCACCAAAGTATCTGACGATTTCATTGTTGTTGAGATTTCTGACAACGTTGAAGTGAAGGTACAAAAAGTAGCTATTGCCGCCGCACTGCCGAAAGGTACGCTCAAAGACATCTGA
- the queA gene encoding tRNA preQ1(34) S-adenosylmethionine ribosyltransferase-isomerase QueA, with amino-acid sequence MNVSDFHFELPNELIARYPLRERSASRLLCLDGTTGDTTHRLFTDLPDLLQPGDLLVFNNTRVIPARLFGKKETGGQVEILVERLTGERDLVAHVRASKALKVGQKVILEDGSALRMTGRSDALFHLESEAGEPVLDLLERIGHMPLPPYVDRPDESTDRERYQTVYAKESGAVAAPTAGLHFDDTVLDALKAKGVESTFVTLHVGAGTFQPVRVDHIDDHVMHSEIVHVPEEAVEAVNRTRARGGRVVAVGTTSVRSLESASRGGCLRALRGETDIFIHPGYRFQTVDALVTNFHLPESTLIMLVSAFAGYEHVMHAYRDAIAEKYRFFSYGDAMFITGQELSRGMLFGAPDEPAQTDRPSSLNTGDKP; translated from the coding sequence ATGAACGTCTCCGATTTTCATTTCGAACTCCCGAACGAACTCATTGCCCGGTACCCTCTCAGGGAGCGCAGCGCTTCTCGCTTGCTATGCTTAGATGGCACCACCGGCGACACAACACACCGTTTGTTTACTGACCTCCCAGATTTACTACAGCCGGGCGACCTGCTCGTTTTTAACAATACCCGTGTAATCCCAGCCCGCTTGTTCGGAAAAAAAGAAACCGGTGGCCAGGTTGAAATATTGGTGGAGCGACTGACCGGTGAGCGCGATCTTGTTGCACATGTTCGCGCGTCCAAAGCGTTGAAGGTAGGGCAGAAGGTGATTCTTGAGGATGGCTCCGCGCTGCGCATGACCGGCCGAAGTGACGCATTATTCCATCTTGAAAGTGAAGCCGGTGAGCCGGTGTTGGATCTACTTGAGCGCATCGGGCACATGCCGTTGCCACCTTATGTAGACCGGCCTGACGAATCAACCGATCGTGAGCGCTATCAAACTGTTTACGCGAAGGAATCTGGCGCCGTTGCAGCGCCGACAGCTGGCCTACACTTTGACGACACCGTTCTGGATGCCCTGAAAGCTAAGGGTGTGGAGAGTACCTTTGTAACGTTGCACGTGGGGGCCGGTACGTTTCAGCCGGTTCGCGTAGACCACATAGACGACCATGTTATGCACAGTGAAATAGTGCATGTGCCCGAGGAAGCAGTAGAAGCAGTTAATCGCACCCGTGCTCGGGGTGGCCGCGTGGTTGCCGTTGGTACAACATCTGTGCGATCTCTTGAATCTGCAAGCCGTGGTGGTTGCCTGAGGGCTTTGCGGGGTGAAACGGACATCTTTATTCACCCGGGCTACAGGTTTCAAACCGTTGATGCGCTGGTCACCAATTTTCATTTGCCGGAGTCCACGCTGATAATGCTGGTCAGCGCGTTTGCGGGTTACGAGCATGTGATGCATGCCTATCGCGATGCGATTGCCGAAAAGTACCGTTTTTTCAGTTATGGCGACGCCATGTTCATTACCGGGCAGGAACTGAGTCGGGGTATGCTATTTGGCGCACCCGATGAGCCTGCCCAAACAGATCGCCCATCTTCACTTAATACCGGAGACAAGCCGTGA
- the tgt gene encoding tRNA guanosine(34) transglycosylase Tgt, with amino-acid sequence MSFEKLGEDGLARRGRLTFPRGTVETPAFMPVGTYGTVKGMLPRDIHETGAEIILGNTFHLMLRPGTEVIRAHGDLHDFTQWKGPILTDSGGFQVFSLGATRKITEEKVTFRSPVDGSPVELSPEIAIQVQRDLGSDIVMIFDECTPYPATETQASESMELSLRWAKRSKDAHEGSPSALFGIVQGGMYESLRDRSLEGLEEIGFDGYAIGGLSVGEPKDDMIRILDHLPPKMPEDKPRYLMGVGRPEDIVEAVRRGVDMFDCVMPTRNARNGYLFTSTGTVKIRNARQRHDTAPLDDRCDCYTCENFSRSYLHHLDKCGEMLGAQLNTIHNLRYYQNLMAGLRRAIEAGTLSDFINDFYALRGETVPAMGNE; translated from the coding sequence ATGTCCTTTGAAAAACTGGGAGAAGACGGCCTTGCACGGCGTGGCCGACTGACCTTTCCCCGTGGAACTGTTGAAACTCCTGCGTTTATGCCCGTAGGCACCTACGGGACGGTTAAAGGGATGTTGCCCCGCGATATTCACGAAACCGGCGCCGAAATTATTCTCGGAAACACGTTCCATTTGATGCTACGCCCTGGTACAGAGGTGATAAGAGCACACGGTGATCTCCACGATTTTACACAGTGGAAAGGGCCGATTCTGACAGACTCTGGTGGCTTTCAGGTCTTCAGTTTGGGTGCGACACGCAAGATTACCGAAGAAAAGGTGACGTTTCGTTCGCCGGTAGACGGTTCACCTGTCGAGTTGTCACCGGAAATTGCCATTCAGGTCCAGCGCGACCTTGGCTCTGACATTGTGATGATTTTTGATGAGTGTACTCCTTACCCTGCAACTGAAACGCAGGCGAGTGAATCCATGGAGCTTTCGTTGCGCTGGGCAAAGCGCAGCAAGGATGCTCATGAGGGCAGCCCTTCGGCTCTGTTCGGTATTGTTCAAGGTGGAATGTACGAGTCGCTCCGGGATCGCTCTTTGGAGGGCCTTGAGGAGATTGGGTTTGACGGTTATGCCATTGGCGGGCTTTCCGTTGGCGAACCGAAAGACGATATGATTCGCATACTCGACCACTTGCCGCCGAAAATGCCTGAGGACAAGCCTCGCTATTTGATGGGGGTAGGGCGGCCTGAAGATATAGTTGAGGCGGTGCGCCGGGGCGTCGATATGTTCGACTGTGTAATGCCCACGAGAAACGCCCGCAATGGCTACCTGTTCACATCTACCGGAACCGTAAAGATTCGCAATGCTCGGCAGCGCCACGACACTGCGCCACTGGATGATCGTTGTGACTGCTATACCTGCGAGAATTTTTCGAGAAGTTATCTGCATCATCTGGATAAGTGTGGGGAAATGCTGGGTGCTCAGCTGAATACTATTCACAACCTGCGCTACTACCAGAACCTTATGGCTGGATTGCGCAGAGCCATTGAAGCAGGTACATTGTCGGACTTTATAAATGACTTCTATGCTCTGCGCGGCGAGACAGTGCCCGCCATGGGTAATGAGTAA
- the secF gene encoding protein translocase subunit SecF — protein MSDDQKQAFDFMGFRKIASVISIVLVLASIALLGIRGLNFGMDFTGGTSVELEYAQAPQLGQIRSTLTEAGYDQFVVQNFGADTIVLVRLSESGNDKLAPEIVAVLTENGDDLKLISSAFVGSQVGGELKEDSGLGLLIALVVVLIYVGMRFQFKFGIASVVPLAHDVIIVLGIFALFQWTFDLTVLAALLAIIGYSLNDTIVVADRIRENFRKMRVGDSWDIINESIHQTIARTINTSGTTLVVLLALYFLGGEAINNFALALIIGVVVGTYSSIYVSANLLIAMGISREDLMVPVKEGAIDAEEEEEPPPEWLDRM, from the coding sequence ATGTCTGATGATCAGAAGCAAGCGTTTGATTTTATGGGTTTCCGGAAGATTGCTTCCGTAATTTCCATCGTTCTGGTGTTAGCGTCTATCGCACTTCTGGGGATTCGTGGCCTTAACTTTGGCATGGACTTTACCGGCGGTACGTCGGTAGAGCTGGAATATGCACAAGCGCCGCAACTGGGCCAGATACGCTCCACCCTTACGGAAGCCGGATACGATCAGTTTGTGGTGCAGAACTTTGGCGCTGATACGATTGTTCTTGTGCGCTTGTCTGAATCTGGCAATGACAAGCTGGCACCAGAGATTGTCGCAGTTTTGACTGAAAATGGTGACGATCTAAAGCTGATAAGTTCCGCGTTTGTGGGGTCACAAGTGGGTGGCGAGCTTAAAGAGGACAGTGGCCTTGGGCTTCTAATCGCACTTGTGGTTGTACTCATCTATGTGGGTATGCGGTTCCAATTCAAGTTCGGTATTGCGTCGGTGGTGCCTCTGGCTCACGACGTTATTATTGTTCTCGGGATTTTCGCACTGTTCCAGTGGACCTTTGATCTTACGGTTCTGGCAGCTCTGTTGGCGATTATCGGTTACTCGCTGAACGACACTATTGTTGTGGCGGACCGAATCCGTGAAAACTTCCGCAAAATGCGGGTGGGCGACTCTTGGGATATTATCAATGAGTCGATTCACCAGACCATTGCTCGTACCATAAACACGTCGGGCACCACGTTGGTGGTACTGCTTGCCCTGTATTTCCTGGGTGGTGAGGCGATTAACAACTTTGCCCTCGCGTTGATTATCGGTGTGGTGGTGGGTACCTACTCATCCATCTATGTATCCGCTAATCTTCTGATAGCGATGGGCATTTCCCGCGAGGATCTTATGGTGCCGGTGAAAGAAGGCGCTATAGATGCCGAAGAAGAGGAAGAGCCGCCACCGGAATGGCTCGACCGTATGTAG
- the secD gene encoding protein translocase subunit SecD has protein sequence MLNKYPLWKNLVILVAIVIGFVYALPNLFPDDYAVQITGARSSTEVDSAVLERAVKALESDGIEVKSSTLEDRDALIRLNSSDDQLRARPAVQAALGRDYLVALNMAPSTPAWLKSLGAGPMKLGLDLRGGVHFLLEVDMVTAVGQRLEAVSGQIKRELREERIRYRGGDVDGKRDIVLSFRDEDSRAEAFEQIKRQYNEFLMDRRTIGDELQIVLTLSEGEVDSIRKYALEQNLTTIRNRVNELGVAEPLVQQQGADRIIVELPGVQDTAQAKRVLGATANLEFRMEARQDAAASETEQFSFRNERQRNARLERDTIATGNNVANAQQAFDENGQPQVSITMDSVGGDLMNRSTRNAIGRRMAVLFIEFRTETETKMVNGEPVETDKRVIEKGIISLATVQSALGSSFRITGLDSIPEASELALLLRAGALAAPMYFVQERTIGPSLGQKNIDAGMMSVALGFILVLIYMLAYYRGFGVVANVALTINMMLLIACMSILSATLTLPGIAGIVLTVGMAVDANVLIFERIKEELKAGVSPQLAINSGYSRAFVSIFDANITTLLVAVILFAMGSGPVKGFAITLCIGILTSMFSGLMVSRSIVNMVYGGRKVEKLSIGGKLANV, from the coding sequence ATGCTGAACAAGTACCCGCTTTGGAAAAACCTGGTTATCCTGGTCGCGATAGTGATCGGGTTTGTCTACGCTTTACCCAACCTGTTTCCCGATGATTATGCTGTGCAGATCACCGGTGCACGTAGTAGCACCGAAGTTGATTCTGCCGTACTCGAAAGAGCTGTCAAGGCCTTGGAATCGGATGGTATTGAGGTTAAAAGCAGTACGCTTGAGGATCGGGATGCCCTTATCCGATTAAATAGCTCCGATGACCAGTTGCGTGCTCGCCCTGCGGTTCAAGCTGCGCTGGGTAGAGACTATCTCGTTGCACTAAATATGGCACCTTCCACGCCGGCCTGGCTGAAGAGCTTGGGCGCCGGGCCGATGAAGCTTGGGTTAGACCTACGTGGCGGTGTTCACTTCCTTCTGGAAGTAGATATGGTTACGGCCGTTGGTCAGAGGCTTGAGGCTGTTTCGGGCCAGATCAAGCGGGAGCTCCGTGAAGAGCGTATTCGCTATCGGGGCGGTGATGTTGATGGCAAGAGAGACATCGTTCTGAGTTTCCGGGATGAAGACTCACGCGCTGAAGCATTCGAGCAGATCAAACGTCAATACAACGAGTTTCTGATGGATAGAAGAACCATCGGTGATGAGCTCCAAATTGTTCTTACCTTGTCTGAAGGTGAGGTAGATTCCATCCGGAAGTACGCTCTTGAGCAGAACCTGACCACCATTCGTAACCGAGTGAACGAGCTTGGTGTTGCAGAGCCTTTGGTTCAGCAGCAGGGTGCTGATCGGATTATTGTTGAGCTTCCGGGCGTACAGGATACCGCGCAAGCCAAGCGAGTTCTTGGTGCCACGGCAAACCTGGAATTCCGTATGGAAGCGCGCCAGGATGCAGCAGCAAGCGAGACAGAGCAGTTCAGTTTCCGTAACGAGCGCCAGCGTAATGCCCGCCTAGAACGGGATACTATTGCAACCGGTAATAACGTTGCTAACGCACAGCAGGCCTTCGATGAGAATGGTCAGCCGCAGGTCAGCATTACCATGGATTCTGTTGGTGGCGATTTGATGAATCGGTCCACACGTAACGCCATTGGTCGGCGCATGGCTGTTCTGTTTATAGAGTTCCGCACGGAAACCGAAACCAAAATGGTAAACGGCGAGCCGGTGGAAACAGACAAGCGTGTTATCGAGAAGGGTATTATCAGCCTGGCTACCGTTCAGTCCGCTCTGGGTAGCAGCTTCCGTATTACGGGTCTGGATTCCATTCCTGAGGCTTCGGAACTTGCCCTGCTTCTGCGGGCAGGTGCTTTGGCAGCGCCCATGTACTTTGTACAGGAGCGCACCATTGGGCCGAGCTTGGGGCAGAAGAACATTGATGCCGGCATGATGTCCGTGGCGCTAGGCTTTATTCTTGTGCTGATTTACATGTTGGCTTACTACCGTGGGTTTGGGGTTGTGGCGAATGTCGCTCTGACTATCAACATGATGCTGCTTATTGCCTGCATGTCCATTCTCTCTGCCACGCTGACGCTGCCCGGTATCGCCGGTATCGTGCTAACCGTAGGTATGGCGGTGGATGCCAACGTATTGATATTTGAGCGTATCAAAGAGGAGCTCAAGGCGGGTGTGTCACCCCAGCTGGCCATTAACTCCGGCTACTCCCGGGCGTTTGTGTCCATCTTTGATGCCAACATCACGACTTTGCTTGTGGCCGTTATCCTATTTGCAATGGGTTCTGGCCCGGTAAAAGGGTTCGCGATAACACTGTGTATCGGTATCCTGACGTCGATGTTCTCTGGGCTGATGGTCAGCCGGAGTATCGTCAATATGGTTTATGGCGGCCGCAAGGTCGAGAAACTGTCGATCGGAGGAAAACTCGCCAATGTCTGA
- the trmJ gene encoding tRNA (cytosine(32)/uridine(32)-2'-O)-methyltransferase TrmJ — MHKPSPPLEGPDAFQDQIRIVLVETSHSGNIGAVARAMKNMRLANLWLVNPNSFPDEASYARAAGASDILDRAQVVSTLDEALEDCVMVLGTSARGRKIPWPVVPPPEAAAIAAENSQAGPVALVFGRENHGLSNDELHRCHYHIHIPSNPDYSSLNLSMAVQIMCYELRMLYLRGLEGGEGSPYLKPMTAPGDAGWDVPAAKVGDVEGFFGHLEQTLHNVDFHRRDNPRQLMSRLRRLFQRAKLDQMEINILRGVLSAVQKAAGASGNTKSTQAGTEPTGQEDGHV; from the coding sequence ATGCATAAACCATCTCCGCCACTGGAAGGGCCGGACGCGTTTCAGGATCAGATTCGGATTGTCCTTGTTGAAACTTCCCATTCAGGGAATATCGGAGCCGTTGCTCGGGCCATGAAAAATATGCGGCTCGCCAACCTGTGGCTGGTTAACCCAAACTCTTTTCCGGATGAAGCCTCTTACGCTCGCGCTGCCGGTGCCTCCGATATACTCGATCGGGCTCAGGTAGTATCTACGCTGGATGAGGCATTGGAAGATTGTGTGATGGTGCTGGGCACCAGCGCCCGGGGCCGGAAGATACCCTGGCCGGTTGTGCCACCACCAGAAGCTGCCGCAATCGCTGCAGAAAATAGCCAAGCGGGACCGGTAGCGTTGGTCTTTGGGCGGGAAAATCACGGGTTGAGCAATGATGAGCTCCATCGCTGCCACTACCATATTCATATCCCTTCGAACCCCGACTACAGCTCGCTGAACCTGTCTATGGCGGTTCAGATTATGTGCTATGAATTGCGAATGCTGTATTTGCGCGGCCTTGAAGGCGGCGAAGGCAGTCCCTATTTAAAACCGATGACGGCACCTGGCGATGCGGGCTGGGATGTGCCGGCGGCTAAGGTGGGGGATGTTGAGGGCTTTTTTGGCCACCTTGAGCAAACATTGCATAATGTGGATTTTCATCGCAGGGATAACCCGCGGCAGCTAATGTCTCGTTTGCGCCGGTTGTTTCAGCGGGCAAAGCTTGATCAGATGGAGATTAATATTCTCCGGGGCGTTCTGAGTGCCGTGCAGAAGGCCGCAGGGGCTTCGGGAAATACGAAATCAACTCAGGCCGGTACTGAGCCGACCGGACAGGAAGATGGCCATGTTTAG
- the cysE gene encoding serine O-acetyltransferase → MFRHLREDIKSVFHRDPAARNTFEVLTNYPGLHALLIHRFSHWLWNAGFKWLARTISTLARWFTGIEIHPGATIGRRFFIDHGMGVVIGETTVIGDDVTLYQGVTLGGTSWHKGKRHPTICDGVVVGAGAKILGPFEVGEGAKIGSNSVVTKAVPAGATVVGIPGRIIVRPKSEDDARRKVMEERMGFDAYGVTEEMPDPVARSVRALLDHMHVVDERLETMCKALRKVNSEYQNGELPVLDEDDFDCVRDDSEERG, encoded by the coding sequence ATGTTTAGGCATTTACGTGAAGACATAAAAAGCGTTTTTCACCGGGACCCGGCTGCCAGAAATACCTTTGAGGTGCTAACCAACTACCCGGGGCTTCATGCTCTGCTTATTCACCGGTTTTCTCATTGGTTGTGGAATGCAGGGTTCAAATGGCTGGCCCGCACTATTTCTACGCTGGCGCGGTGGTTTACCGGTATAGAAATACACCCAGGTGCTACGATTGGCCGGCGGTTCTTTATTGATCACGGTATGGGCGTGGTTATTGGTGAAACAACCGTTATCGGTGATGACGTTACCTTGTATCAGGGGGTCACCCTCGGCGGGACAAGCTGGCATAAGGGTAAACGTCACCCTACTATCTGCGACGGCGTTGTTGTGGGTGCCGGAGCAAAGATACTGGGGCCTTTTGAGGTAGGTGAAGGTGCCAAAATCGGCTCGAACTCTGTGGTTACCAAAGCAGTTCCCGCTGGCGCTACCGTTGTGGGTATCCCGGGTCGAATCATTGTGAGGCCAAAATCGGAAGACGATGCCCGCCGCAAGGTTATGGAGGAGCGCATGGGTTTTGATGCCTATGGCGTGACCGAAGAAATGCCAGACCCAGTCGCGCGTTCTGTGCGTGCTCTGCTTGATCACATGCATGTTGTAGATGAGCGCCTTGAGACTATGTGCAAGGCGCTTCGGAAAGTTAACAGTGAATACCAGAACGGCGAGTTGCCCGTTCTGGATGAAGATGACTTTGATTGTGTGCGTGATGACAGCGAGGAACGTGGCTGA